The following proteins come from a genomic window of Synechococcus sp. BIOS-E4-1:
- a CDS encoding L,D-transpeptidase, translating into MVFRLRRIAGSAGLALLTLALLQMPARAEKAIEISLKDRYLTLFDNGKVVERFPVAIGAPESPTPAGSYAITRKEEAPVYHKGGKVIAPGPKNPVGVRYMAYFQVGSGEYAIHGTAWPNWVKLRSAVSLGCIRMLNKDVVTLFQQVDVGTPVVVTVN; encoded by the coding sequence ATGGTTTTTCGATTGAGGCGGATTGCTGGATCTGCAGGGTTGGCTTTGCTGACTCTCGCTCTGCTCCAAATGCCTGCAAGGGCAGAGAAGGCCATTGAAATCAGCCTCAAGGATCGTTACCTCACCCTGTTCGATAATGGAAAGGTGGTGGAGCGTTTCCCCGTTGCGATCGGTGCTCCTGAATCTCCAACCCCTGCAGGCAGTTATGCCATCACACGCAAGGAAGAGGCACCGGTCTATCACAAGGGAGGCAAGGTGATTGCACCGGGTCCCAAGAATCCGGTGGGTGTTCGCTACATGGCCTATTTCCAGGTTGGATCAGGCGAATACGCGATTCATGGAACGGCCTGGCCCAATTGGGTGAAGCTGCGTTCGGCAGTCAGCCTGGGATGTATTCGCATGCTGAACAAGGATGTGGTCACACTGTTTCAACAGGTTGATGTCGGGACTCCCGTGGTCGTCACCGTTAACTGA